The Helicobacter ganmani genome includes a window with the following:
- a CDS encoding LTA synthase family protein: MPTFNVKLPMILSLLLIFLALYVLALRGHFSYVAMRAGNYRFSKIESFNSLALNPLMSFSFALRDYQKDTLDLKPANMERLEELSKIFPLFSTTPKNDFALKNPPHIMVNLMESFGTQMLSLQEGNLNLLGELAQHFEEDFVWTRFLPCQNGTASSFFCLFFQSPIVLSKSKYKEHYLPFIPIEVYKQQGYRVIFLTAGNSTWSDLGFFMKAQGADEIIDEVALLQDYPNSSKIHFHSHYGVGDEFMYQKALELLSSAKEPLLILTLSVSNHPPYPEVPILFSKEQIPLEIFDKIPKNTSAILNTYVYANNEFARFLSKVKQSELKDKLIIAATGDHRVRGVAMDFNTEKALAYGVPFYLYVPKAYQGEIVYDKTRIGSHKDIFPTLYALTLSETRFLHLGGRNLLETQENDKFAFGFNAEVWIDNEGIYPRSSNLGYKYKDNQSLLSTEESFALDEEHLEFHKIYQEFLELQLRYKLLNLAQ, encoded by the coding sequence TTGCCTACTTTTAATGTTAAACTTCCTATGATTTTGAGCTTGCTTTTGATTTTTCTTGCGCTTTATGTATTGGCTTTAAGGGGACATTTTAGCTATGTTGCAATGAGGGCTGGAAATTATCGTTTCTCCAAAATAGAAAGCTTTAATTCTCTTGCCCTCAATCCTTTGATGAGTTTTAGTTTTGCATTAAGAGATTATCAAAAAGACACTTTGGATTTAAAACCTGCTAATATGGAGAGATTAGAGGAATTATCAAAAATCTTTCCACTTTTTTCCACAACTCCCAAAAATGACTTTGCACTTAAGAATCCACCGCATATTATGGTGAATCTAATGGAAAGTTTTGGCACTCAAATGCTGTCTTTGCAAGAGGGAAACTTGAATCTGCTAGGCGAACTTGCGCAACATTTTGAAGAGGATTTTGTATGGACACGTTTTTTACCATGCCAAAATGGCACAGCCTCAAGTTTCTTTTGTTTGTTTTTCCAAAGTCCTATTGTGCTTTCAAAATCAAAATATAAGGAACATTATTTACCCTTTATCCCAATAGAAGTTTATAAGCAGCAAGGTTATAGAGTGATTTTTCTTACTGCGGGCAATTCAACTTGGTCTGATTTGGGGTTTTTTATGAAAGCGCAAGGTGCTGATGAAATCATTGATGAAGTTGCTTTACTTCAAGATTATCCAAACTCAAGTAAAATACATTTTCATTCTCATTATGGTGTAGGTGATGAGTTTATGTATCAAAAGGCATTGGAGCTTTTATCTAGTGCAAAAGAGCCACTTTTGATTCTCACTTTAAGTGTTTCAAACCATCCCCCTTATCCTGAAGTGCCGATTTTATTTTCTAAAGAGCAAATTCCATTAGAGATTTTTGACAAAATACCCAAAAACACTTCCGCAATCCTAAATACTTATGTTTATGCCAACAATGAATTTGCGAGATTCTTAAGCAAAGTCAAGCAAAGTGAGCTAAAAGACAAGTTAATTATTGCTGCCACAGGAGACCATAGAGTAAGGGGAGTGGCAATGGATTTTAATACAGAAAAAGCCTTAGCTTATGGCGTGCCCTTTTATCTTTATGTTCCAAAAGCCTATCAAGGAGAAATAGTCTATGACAAAACTCGGATTGGCTCGCATAAGGATATATTCCCCACACTCTATGCCTTGACTTTGAGCGAAACAAGATTCTTACATCTTGGCGGACGCAATTTGCTAGAGACGCAAGAGAATGATAAATTTGCATTTGGCTTTAATGCGGAAGTATGGATTGACAATGAGGGGATTTATCCGCGTAGCTCCAATCTTGGATATAAGTATAAAGATAATCAAAGTTTGCTTAGCACAGAAGAAAGCTTTGCTCTTGATGAGGAGCATTTGGAATTCCACAAGATTTATCAAGAATTTTTAGAATTGCAACTGCGTTACAAGCTTCTCAATCTTGCGCAATAG
- a CDS encoding complement resistance protein TraT, producing MKTIWLPLLCILALSGCVTTTMQTKATMSQSIFIDPVAKSKQTIFVALRNTSGQEINLESKILQKLQNKGYIVVDDPELANFILQANVLYCDIKQENNAVGAGVLGGAVGAGVGGYNHNSATGTVVGGLAGAAAGAILGKLTEDTIFQMQVDINVRQRIEGGTINYNATDSGQASVRDGRRAGLLNSFGGNVASTQGGGKLNANQVQYSGQTYTGNYSEKSTTLFAEATKLNLTLQEAIPVLEDKISTQISGIF from the coding sequence ATGAAAACAATATGGCTTCCTCTTTTATGTATCTTAGCATTAAGTGGTTGTGTTACAACAACAATGCAAACAAAAGCGACAATGTCGCAAAGCATTTTTATAGACCCTGTTGCAAAATCCAAACAAACGATTTTTGTTGCACTGCGCAATACAAGCGGACAAGAAATTAATTTGGAATCTAAAATTTTACAAAAACTACAAAACAAAGGCTATATTGTCGTAGATGACCCCGAACTTGCCAATTTCATCTTGCAAGCCAATGTGCTTTATTGTGATATTAAGCAAGAAAACAATGCGGTAGGTGCGGGTGTCTTAGGCGGTGCTGTGGGTGCTGGCGTGGGTGGATATAATCACAACTCCGCTACTGGAACGGTGGTTGGAGGATTGGCAGGTGCAGCTGCTGGTGCAATTCTAGGAAAACTCACAGAAGATACGATTTTCCAAATGCAAGTCGATATTAATGTGCGCCAAAGGATTGAAGGTGGCACTATTAATTATAATGCAACAGATAGCGGACAAGCTAGCGTGCGAGATGGACGACGAGCGGGCTTACTCAATAGCTTTGGAGGAAATGTCGCTAGCACGCAAGGTGGTGGCAAACTCAATGCCAATCAAGTCCAATATAGCGGACAAACTTATACTGGCAATTACTCTGAAAAATCCACCACACTTTTTGCGGAAGCAACGAAGCTAAATCTCACATTACAAGAAGCGATTCCTGTTTTAGAGGACAAAATTTCTACGCAAATTTCAGGAATTTTCTAG